A genome region from Triticum aestivum cultivar Chinese Spring chromosome 2B, IWGSC CS RefSeq v2.1, whole genome shotgun sequence includes the following:
- the LOC123043510 gene encoding MLO-like protein 1 produces MAGGGGKAKPLEFTPTWIVASVCSVIVIISLLFERLLHRLGKRLMRSRKKPLYEALLKVKEELMLLGFISLLLTVFQGPMGKLCVSPGIMHHLLPCKPPPHKTDHLGDAVFTGVLGGARRLLAGGASSDEYCLKKGKVPLLSSEAIHQLHIFIFVLAVTHFVLSAITVLLGIAQTRNWRHWEAKIQESDGGAPQMIKHVQEFKFIQDHFKGHRKRSRIFGWMRSFFKQFYGSVTEEDYTTMRLGFIMKHCKGTPKFNFYSYMIRALEFDFKKVVGISWYLWAMLMIFLLLNVQGWYVYIWITLVPFIMLLVVGSKMEHIITELAYEVAQKHTAIRGDLVVAPSDDFFWFHRPKLVLLLIHVVLFQNAFEIAFFFWLLVTYGFKSCIMGKPAYVITRIVISVICQLLCGYSTLPLYAIVSHMGTSFKKTIFDDNVTEGLVNWAEKARKRTRSPNKITTEPIDEANGGVVQMTNTQANSSVEQGTARLI; encoded by the exons ATGGCCGGCGGAGGAGGGAAAGCCAAGCCGCTCGAGTTCACGCCGACATGGATCGTGGCGTCGGTCTGCTCCGTCATAGTCATCATCTCCTTGCTCTTCGAGCGCTTGCTCCACCGCCTAGGCAAG AGGCTGATGAGGAGCCGCAAGAAGCCGCTGTACGAGGCCCTCCTGAAGGTGAAGGAGGAGCTGATGCTGCTGGGGTTCATCTCCCTGCTGCTCACCGTGTTCCAAGGCCCCATGGGGAAGCTGTGCGTCAGCCCGGGCATCATGCACCACCTGCTGCCCTGCAAGCCGCCACCGCACAAGACGGACCACCTCGGCGACGCCGTGTTCACCGGCGTGCTGGGTGGGGCGAGACGGCTCCTGGCCGGAGGAGCCTCCTCCGACGAGTACTGCCTCAAGAAG GGCAAAGTTCCACTACTTTCATCTGAAGCTATTCATCAGTTGCACATATTTATCTTCGTGTTGGCGGTCACTCATTTCGTTCTCAGTGCTATTACAGTTCTTCTTGGAATTGCACAG ACGAGAAATTGGCGACATTGGGAGGCCAAGATCCAAGAAAGTGATGGTGGTG CACCTCAAATGATCAAGCATGTTCAAGAATTCAAATTTATTCAAGACCACTTTAAAGGTCATAGAAAGCGGTCGAGGATATTTGGTTGGATG CGCTCATTTTTCAAACAATTCTATGGATCGGTCACCGAGGAGGACTACACAACAATGAGACTTGGTTTCATCATG AAACACTGTAAGGGGACACCAAAATTCAACTTTTATAGTTACATGATTAGAGCTTTGGAGTTTGATTTTAAGAAGGTTGTCGGTATCAG TTGGTACCTTTGGGCCATGCTGATGATATTCCTACTATTGAATGTTCAAG GGTGGTATGTCTACATTTGGATAACTTTGGTTCCATTCATT ATGCTACTTGTGGTAGGAAGTAAGATGGAGCACATCATTACGGAATTGGCTTATGAAGTTGCCCAGAAGCATACAGCTATTCGAGGAGATTTAGTAGTTGCCCCTTCAGATGACTTCTTCTGGTTCCACCGGCCTAAATTAGTCCTTCTGTTGATCCACGTCGTCCTATTTCAAAATGCATTTGAAATTGCATTTTTCTTCTGGCTCTTG GTGACATACGGTTTTAAATCATGCATCATGGGGAAACCAGCATATGTTATTACTCGAATTGTCATAAG CGTAATCTGCCAACTCCTTTGTGGTTACAGCACCCTACCACTATACGCTATCGTCTCTCAT ATGGGTACTTCTTTCAAGAAGACTATATTTGATGACAATGTGACTGAAGGCCTTGTCAACTGGGCTGAAAAGGCTCGGAAGCGCacaagaagcccaaataaaattaCTACAGAACCAATTGACGAGGCAAATGGTGGCGTAGTTCAAATGACAAATACACAGGCCAACTCATCAGTGGAGCAAGGGACCGCTAGGCTAATATAA
- the LOC123040472 gene encoding uncharacterized protein: MTRCRRGGSPPAPPPPLENDDLLREILLRLPPQPSSLPRASAVCKRWRCVAVDPKFTARFRAHHGKPPLLGVFQHRDDGIVFAPVLAPPDRVPPQRFDLRIPDDHPYLGPQLLGCRHGRVLVFDRPRAEVLVGDPIAGEERRVAVPPEFRTAGVNGAVLCADRGQGHVHGGCHASPFKVVLVFMRIHEYQALARVYSSETNTWGHPSQQGLHIQVRLVVVLRASLLVMFFTGC, translated from the coding sequence ATGACCCGATGCCGCCGCGGCGGCTCGCCGCCGGCGCCTCCGCCCCCGCTCGAAAACGACGACCTCCTCCGTGAGATCCTGCTCCGCCTCCCGCCGCAGCCCTCTTCCCTTCCCCGCGCCTCCGCCGTCTGCAAGCGGTGGCGATGCGTCGCCGTCGACCCCAAATTCACCGCCCGCTTCCGCGCCCACCACGGGAAGCCGCCCCTCCTCGGCGTGTTCCAGCACCGCGATGACGGCATCGTGTTCGCCCCCGTCCTGGCCCCTCCCGACCGCGTTCCTCCCCAGCGCTTCGACCTGCGAATCCCCGACGACCACCCCTACCTGGGGCCACAGTTGCTCGGCTGCCGCCACGGCCGCGTCCTCGTATTCGACCGGCCGCGTGCGGAggtccttgttggcgatcccatcGCGGGCGAGGAGCGCCGCGTGGCCGTTCCGCCGGAGTTCAGAACGGCCGGCGTCAACGGGGCGGTACTCTGCGCTGACCGCGGCCAGGGACACGTGCACGGCGGCTGCCATGCCAGCCCCTTCAAGGTGGTGTTGGTGTTCATGCGCATCCACGAATATCAAGCCCTCGCGCGTGTCTACTCCTCGGAGACCAACACATGGGGACATCCCTCACAACAGGGGCTCCATATCCAGGTTCGACTTGTGGTGGTTCTCAGAGCATCCTTGTTGGTAATGTTCTTTACTGGCTGTTAA